From the Carya illinoinensis cultivar Pawnee chromosome 4, C.illinoinensisPawnee_v1, whole genome shotgun sequence genome, one window contains:
- the LOC122306784 gene encoding trans-cinnamate:CoA ligase, peroxisomal-like — protein MDQLPKCGANYTPLTPLTFLNRASKFYADRTSVIYERTRFTWRQTYERCCRLASSLRALNILKNNVVSVLAPNIPAMYEMHFAVPMAGAVLNSINTRLDAKTIATILGHSEAKVFFVDCQFVPLAREALRLLMADSKHSLGAESSIPLVIVIDDIDSPTGVRLGELEYEQLVQKGNPRYLPGELEDEWDPIALNYTSGTTSEPKGVVYSHRGAYLSTLSLVLGWEMGSEPVYLWTLPMFHCNGWTFTWGIAARGGTNVCLRNATASGIYRSIAMHKVTHMCCAPIIFNTLLQAEPKEQGQQIITSPVQILTGGAPPPAALLERIEPLGFHVTHAYGLTEATGPALVCEWQEKWNQLQRDDQAKLKARQGISILTLADVDVKDLKTMASVPHDGKTLGEIVLRGSSIMKGYFKDRKATFKAFKDGWFLTGDVGVVHPDGYLEIKDRSKDVIISGGENISSVEVESALYKHPRVLEAAVVAMPHPHWGESPCAFVALKKNSAGRTDDVSEAEIISFCRKNLPHFTVPKKVAFLVELPKNSTGKILKNELRAEAKHLVVSENRSNESSPDHSQVRVPRYGDQILQALSRL, from the exons ATGGATCAGTTGCCGAAATGTGGAGCTAATTATACCCCTCTCACCCCTTTAACTTTCTTGAATAGAGCCTCTAAGTTTTATGCCGATCGTACGTCTGTGATATATGAGCGCACCCGCTTCACATGGCGGCAAACCTACGAGCGTTGCTGCCGCCTTGCTTCCTCTCTTCGTGCCCTTAACATACTCAAGAACAATGTT GTATCTGTGTTGGCTCCTAACATTCCAGCCATGTACGAGATGCATTTTGCAGTGCCTATGGCTGGGGCTGTGCTCAACTCCATCAATACCCGGCTTGATGCTAAAACCATAGCCACCATTCTCGGACACTCTGAAGCCAAGGTCTTCTTTGTGGACTGCCAATTCGTGCCGCTGGCACGCGAGGCTCTCCGCTTACTCATGGCTGATTCTAAGCATTCTCTGGGAGCCGAGTCGTCCATCCCCTTGGTGATTGTCATCGATGACATTGACTCACCCACTGGCGTCCGGCTAGGCGAGTTAGAGTACGAGCAACTGGTCCAAAAGGGCAATCCAAGGTACCTTCCCGGCGAGCTCGAGGATGAGTGGGATCCAATTGCTCTGAATTATACGTCAGGAACAACATCTGAACCTAAAGGAGTGGTGTACAGCCACAGAGGTGCCTACCTTAGCACGCTCAGCCTAGTTCTGGGATGGGAAATGGGAAGTGAGCCTGTCTACCTGTGGACACTTCCAATGTTCCATTGCAATGGGTGGACCTTCACTTGGGGCATTGCGGCACGCGGCGGCACCAACGTGTGCCTGCGCAACGCCACAGCTTCGGGCATCTACCGTAGTATTGCCATGCACAAGGTTACACACATGTGTTGCGCGCCCATCATTTTCAACACCCTCCTCCAGGCAGAACCGAAGGAGCAAGGCCAGCAGATCATCACCTCCCCTGTCCAAATACTCACCGGAGGAGCACCCCCGCCGGCAGCTTTGCTTGAAAGAATAGAGCCGCTCGGGTTCCACGTCACGCATGCTTATGGCCTGACGGAGGCAACCGGACCGGCCCTGGTGTGCgagtggcaggaaaaatggaaTCAACTGCAGCGCGACGATCAGGCCAAACTCAAGGCACGTCAAGGTATTAGCATACTGACGCTGGCCGATGTGGACGTGAAGGATTTGAAAACAATGGCCAGTGTGCCCCACGATGGGAAAACTTTGGGGGAGATAGTCCTGCGAGGAAGCAGCATCATGAAGGGCTACTTCAAGGACCGAAAGGCCACGTTCAAAGCGTTCAAGGATGGCTGGTTCTTAACAGGTGATGTTGGGGTCGTACATCCAGATGGGTATTTGGAAATCAAGGACAGATCCAAGGACGTAATCATATCTGGAGGCGAAAACATTAGCAGCGTAGAAGTGGAGTCGGCGCTATATAAGCACCCAAGGGTGCTGGAAGCCGCCGTGGTGGCAATGCCGCACCCTCACTGGGGAGAGAGCCCTTGTGCGTTTGTTGCCCTCAAGAAGAATTCGGCAGGCAGAACCGACGACGTGAGCGAGGCAGAGATCATCTCCTTTTGCAGGAAGAATCTTCCCCATTTCACGGTTCCAAAGAAAGTGGCGTTCTTGGTCGAGCTGCCAAAGAACTCGACGGGAAAGATTCTGAAAAATGAACTGAGGGCTGAAGCAAAGCACCTTGTTGTCTCCGAGAATCGTTCAAACGAATCCAGCCCAGACCATTCTCAAGTACGGGTTCCCCGGTATGGCGACCAGATTCTGCAGGCCTTGTCCCGCCTctga